A genomic window from Candidatus Rokuibacteriota bacterium includes:
- a CDS encoding response regulator, producing MADTRGTILIVDDEPATIELLSDYLGGKRLAVARAHNLDEALAELDRERPNAVLISLRLGEADGLEVLQRIREVNVQVGLLVMAEQEDAGRAKEALALGAMDYLLKPIDFDYLNRAIEKALSVSAPMIDYAETPPEPAAALTPSGLLYALALEVFRATRAFSPEARASVGTGLEQAALAAMQRGVGGEKAEVIRALNQVRNMIRFAFDLGDISAETAGRLDEHMARARRSVGLS from the coding sequence ATGGCTGACACGCGCGGGACCATCCTCATCGTGGACGACGAGCCCGCCACGATCGAGCTGCTCTCCGACTACCTCGGCGGCAAGCGGCTTGCCGTCGCCCGCGCGCACAACCTCGACGAGGCGCTGGCTGAGCTCGACCGGGAGCGCCCCAACGCCGTCCTCATCAGCCTGCGCCTGGGCGAGGCCGATGGGCTCGAGGTGCTCCAACGCATCCGGGAGGTCAACGTGCAGGTGGGGCTCCTCGTCATGGCCGAGCAGGAGGACGCGGGCCGCGCCAAGGAGGCGCTCGCGCTCGGGGCCATGGACTACCTCCTCAAGCCCATCGACTTCGACTATCTGAACCGCGCCATCGAGAAGGCCCTGAGCGTCTCGGCGCCGATGATCGACTACGCGGAGACGCCGCCCGAGCCCGCGGCGGCTCTGACGCCGTCCGGTCTGCTTTACGCGCTTGCCCTCGAAGTCTTCCGGGCGACGCGAGCGTTCTCTCCTGAGGCGCGCGCCTCGGTCGGCACCGGGCTCGAGCAGGCGGCGCTCGCCGCCATGCAGCGAGGTGTCGGCGGCGAGAAGGCCGAGGTCATTCGCGCGCTCAACCAGGTGCGCAACATGATCCGCTTCGCGTTTGACCTGGGCGACATCAGCGCCGAGACGGCCGGGCGTCTCGACGAGCACATGGCGCGGGCGCGCCGGTCCGTGGGGCTGTCGTAG
- a CDS encoding HAD family hydrolase, whose product MNSAVLFDFGGTLDADGLTWKERFHRLFEAEGVAVEPARFDPVFYAADDALVGTVPESFSLEETVRRVADGVAKALRPNVPALGSRVAARFLADARACFESNAPILERLARRYRLGIVSNFYGNLATVCDNAQVRRYFGVIIDSARVGISKPDPRIFMKALDALGIEPGRTVMVGDSLARDMAGARAAGMAHIWLTPAPERQGRPCCPGDRVIQSLRDLEGILP is encoded by the coding sequence GTGAATTCCGCCGTGCTGTTCGACTTCGGGGGCACGCTCGACGCCGACGGCCTGACGTGGAAGGAGCGCTTCCACCGCCTCTTCGAGGCCGAGGGCGTCGCCGTCGAGCCCGCGCGCTTCGATCCCGTCTTCTACGCGGCCGACGATGCCCTCGTCGGCACCGTGCCGGAGTCCTTCTCGCTCGAGGAGACCGTCCGCCGTGTTGCCGACGGCGTGGCGAAAGCGCTTCGACCGAATGTTCCGGCGCTCGGCTCGCGGGTCGCGGCGCGCTTCCTTGCCGACGCCCGGGCCTGCTTCGAGTCGAACGCGCCGATCCTGGAGCGCCTCGCCCGCCGCTACCGCCTCGGCATCGTGTCCAACTTCTATGGCAATCTCGCGACGGTGTGCGATAATGCGCAGGTTCGGCGGTACTTTGGCGTCATCATAGACTCGGCGCGGGTGGGGATCAGCAAGCCGGACCCGCGCATTTTCATGAAAGCTTTAGACGCGCTGGGGATCGAGCCGGGCCGCACGGTCATGGTTGGCGACTCACTGGCCCGCGACATGGCGGGAGCGCGCGCGGCCGGCATGGCCCACATCTGGCTCACGCCGGCCCCAGAGCGGCAGGGACGGCCGTGCTGCCCGGGCGACCGCGTGATCCAGTCGCTGCGCGACCTGGAGGGAATACTGCCGTGA
- a CDS encoding NTP transferase domain-containing protein codes for MTLDPGLSGSPGLSGGIIAAGEGSRLRQAGWAVPKPMVEVAGVPLIESAIRNFVAAGITRLSIIVNEQERDCAAWVRGRFPELDLRLTVKTTASSLESFREVAGGPGAGRMLVSTVDAWCRAADFRRFVEAALRRPREATVLAVTPLVADEKPLGAVVDALGRITALGVESPALVTAGVYLLSERVRRIEPPVGLGRLREHLAWLLESGEPMYGDVIETVVDVDRAEDVALAEALAARAS; via the coding sequence GTGACATTGGATCCGGGCCTCTCTGGGTCGCCGGGCCTATCGGGCGGCATCATCGCCGCGGGCGAGGGCAGCCGCCTGAGGCAAGCCGGCTGGGCCGTGCCCAAGCCCATGGTAGAGGTGGCGGGCGTGCCGCTGATCGAGTCGGCGATCCGGAACTTCGTCGCCGCGGGCATCACGCGGCTGTCGATCATCGTCAACGAGCAGGAGCGCGACTGCGCGGCGTGGGTCCGCGGCCGGTTCCCCGAGCTCGACCTCCGGCTGACCGTGAAGACGACCGCCTCGTCGCTCGAGAGCTTCCGCGAGGTCGCCGGCGGTCCCGGCGCGGGGCGCATGCTGGTCTCGACGGTGGACGCCTGGTGCCGCGCGGCGGACTTTCGGCGCTTCGTGGAGGCGGCGCTCCGCCGGCCGCGCGAGGCGACGGTACTGGCGGTGACGCCGCTCGTAGCCGACGAGAAACCGCTGGGAGCGGTCGTGGACGCCCTAGGCCGCATCACCGCGCTCGGCGTCGAGTCGCCCGCGCTCGTGACGGCCGGTGTGTACCTCCTGTCGGAGCGGGTGCGGCGCATCGAGCCGCCCGTCGGCCTCGGCAGGCTGCGGGAGCACCTGGCCTGGCTCCTGGAGTCAGGCGAGCCGATGTACGGGGACGTGATCGAGACCGTCGTGGACGTGGATCGAGCCGAGGACGTGGCGCTGGCCGAAGCGCTGGCGGCGCGGGCCTCGTGA
- a CDS encoding aspartate aminotransferase family protein — translation MREPGPREPGPRSKEIVERERRHAAAGGQGFALYAGLAMARGQGCTLVDEDGQEYIDFIAGVAVGSVGHCHPHYVEALKNQVEKLTFGSFTTEARARFLELVASVTPEGLTRIQMFSGGAEAVEAALRLAKVATGKDEVIGFWGGFHGKTGGVLGLLGSDFKHHLGPFMPGQYSTPYADCYRCPLKLTYPDCGIACAEFVGDVIRYQTGGEIAAIIVEPMQGTAGNIIPPEGFLRAIQQIAKDAGALLIADEMITGFGRTGLMWGSEHDRVVPDIMTVGKGVGGGFPLSAVISTDDLTSRKPWSNPSASSSSYGANPLASAAGLAALEIILKEDLVKNADRVGAVMLTRLEAMKEKYRCVGEVRGRGLMLGMELVKDRRTKEPLGKDVTQALYKECLRRGLAAMTYSPTVRINPPLIIREEAALNGLAILDEALGTIVREHRLQ, via the coding sequence ATGCGCGAGCCCGGGCCGCGGGAGCCAGGGCCGCGATCCAAGGAGATCGTCGAGCGCGAGCGGCGCCACGCCGCCGCCGGCGGGCAGGGCTTCGCGCTCTACGCGGGGCTCGCCATGGCGCGCGGCCAGGGGTGCACGCTCGTGGACGAGGACGGCCAGGAGTACATCGACTTCATCGCGGGCGTCGCCGTGGGCTCCGTCGGTCACTGCCACCCGCACTACGTCGAGGCGCTCAAGAACCAGGTCGAGAAGCTCACCTTCGGCAGCTTCACGACCGAGGCGCGCGCGCGCTTCCTCGAGCTGGTCGCCTCCGTGACGCCCGAGGGGCTGACGCGCATCCAGATGTTCTCGGGCGGCGCTGAGGCTGTCGAGGCGGCGTTGAGACTCGCCAAAGTTGCCACGGGCAAGGACGAGGTCATCGGCTTCTGGGGCGGCTTCCACGGCAAGACCGGCGGCGTGCTGGGTCTCCTCGGCAGCGACTTCAAGCACCACCTGGGTCCCTTCATGCCGGGCCAGTACTCGACGCCGTATGCCGACTGCTACCGCTGCCCGCTCAAGCTCACGTATCCCGACTGCGGCATCGCCTGCGCCGAGTTCGTTGGCGACGTGATCCGCTACCAGACGGGCGGCGAGATCGCGGCCATCATCGTCGAGCCGATGCAGGGCACGGCCGGGAACATCATCCCGCCCGAGGGTTTCCTGCGCGCCATTCAGCAGATCGCCAAGGATGCAGGCGCGCTCCTGATCGCGGACGAGATGATCACGGGCTTTGGGCGAACGGGCCTCATGTGGGGCTCGGAGCACGACCGGGTCGTGCCCGACATCATGACCGTCGGCAAGGGCGTGGGCGGCGGCTTCCCGCTGTCCGCCGTCATCTCCACGGATGACCTGACGAGCCGGAAGCCCTGGTCCAACCCGTCCGCCAGCTCGTCCTCGTACGGCGCCAACCCGCTCGCCTCAGCGGCGGGGCTGGCGGCGCTCGAGATCATTCTCAAGGAAGACCTCGTCAAGAACGCCGACCGCGTGGGCGCCGTCATGCTCACCCGGCTCGAGGCGATGAAGGAGAAGTACCGGTGCGTGGGCGAGGTGCGCGGCCGCGGCCTGATGCTGGGCATGGAGCTGGTCAAGGACCGCCGCACCAAGGAGCCGCTCGGCAAGGACGTGACGCAGGCGCTCTACAAGGAGTGCCTCAGGCGCGGGCTTGCCGCGATGACGTATTCACCGACGGTGCGCATCAACCCGCCGCTGATCATCCGCGAAGAGGCCGCGCTCAACGGGCTCGCCATCCTCGACGAGGCCCTGGGGACGATAGTCAGGGAGCACCGGCTCCAGTAG
- a CDS encoding Gfo/Idh/MocA family oxidoreductase, with protein MLRGAVIGLGNVAIYGHLPGWLGRPDVRIAAAADSRPAQRALCEARLPGARWYDSPEDLLAGEPLDFVDISTPPSSHAPLIVSALERGLHVLCEKPLVSSPADLRRVTLAARSAGRVLHTVHNWHHAPILSLTADLIREGEIGRVRRIVWETLRVRPAAGGSINWRVDPAVAGGGVLTDHGWHVFYVLPAWVGARPTSVGARLETRRHTAFAVEDTASVRLEFADASAEILLTWAAEERRNRVEVDGTEGRIELRDDTLVLTGKGGERRWSGLPALSDGSHHPDWFHKVAGRFIGAVSGGEGHADTNLAEAALCCEIEYLARESSRRGGAQIPLSRAPLAGSRL; from the coding sequence ATGCTGCGCGGCGCCGTCATCGGGCTCGGCAATGTCGCCATCTACGGGCATCTGCCCGGGTGGCTCGGCCGCCCGGACGTTCGGATCGCGGCCGCCGCCGACTCCCGTCCCGCCCAGCGCGCCCTGTGCGAGGCGCGGCTTCCCGGCGCGCGCTGGTACGACTCGCCCGAAGATCTCCTGGCCGGCGAGCCGCTCGACTTCGTGGACATCTCCACCCCTCCCTCGAGCCACGCGCCCCTTATCGTCAGTGCCCTCGAGCGGGGCCTGCACGTGCTGTGCGAGAAGCCGCTCGTGAGTTCGCCCGCTGATCTGCGCCGCGTCACCCTAGCGGCCCGCTCGGCCGGCCGCGTGCTGCACACCGTGCACAACTGGCACCACGCGCCCATCCTCTCACTGACCGCCGACCTCATCCGCGAGGGCGAGATCGGTCGGGTGCGGCGCATTGTCTGGGAGACGCTGCGGGTGAGACCGGCAGCGGGCGGCAGTATCAACTGGCGGGTGGACCCCGCGGTGGCCGGCGGCGGCGTCCTCACCGACCACGGCTGGCACGTCTTCTACGTCCTGCCGGCCTGGGTCGGCGCGCGGCCGACAAGCGTCGGCGCGCGGCTCGAGACGCGGCGCCACACGGCTTTCGCCGTCGAGGACACGGCGTCGGTGCGGCTCGAGTTTGCCGACGCGAGCGCCGAGATTCTCCTGACCTGGGCCGCGGAGGAGCGGCGCAACCGGGTCGAGGTGGACGGCACGGAGGGGAGGATCGAGCTCCGCGACGACACGCTCGTGCTCACCGGCAAGGGTGGCGAGCGGCGCTGGTCGGGGCTGCCGGCGCTGTCGGACGGCTCGCATCATCCCGATTGGTTCCACAAGGTGGCGGGCCGCTTCATTGGGGCGGTGTCAGGAGGCGAGGGGCACGCGGACACCAACCTCGCGGAGGCGGCGCTCTGCTGCGAGATCGAGTACCTGGCTCGCGAGTCGAGCAGGCGGGGCGGAGCGCAGATACCGCTCAGCCGGGCGCCCCTCGCGGGGTCGCGTCTGTGA
- a CDS encoding CDP-alcohol phosphatidyltransferase family protein — translation MTESLLVVVDAGVAPDITPETMVAGLPLGRRLLLAGARAGLASAPSSEPGRRRVILVPSNVIPQPRWLRALAAMPLQPETLWVDPAQVAVVDTDDPKPVLDAAGRAASAAECVAALKGRFATIEGTADHRGRFAVRTAGDLRRAESWLLRGLIKDSEGFMSRHVERLVSLALTRRLVWTSVTPNAMTLVSLAIGLAAAPFFLSSTPGWQLAGALLFLLHSILDGCDGEIARLKFLESAGGAALDFWGDNSVHVAVFGCMAVGWSLSAHSPWPLCVGAVAVASTLAAAFVVAPHMVSAFATAGSRSAGAKTADALANRDFIYLIVALSVFGKAGWFIVFVAIGTPIFVLVRLWADRPQGRA, via the coding sequence GTGACGGAGAGCCTTCTCGTGGTCGTGGATGCCGGCGTGGCGCCCGACATCACTCCCGAGACGATGGTGGCGGGGCTGCCGCTCGGGCGGCGCCTCTTGCTCGCCGGGGCGCGCGCGGGACTCGCCTCCGCCCCGTCCTCGGAGCCGGGACGCCGGCGTGTGATCCTCGTACCGTCCAACGTCATCCCGCAGCCGCGGTGGCTGCGGGCCCTGGCCGCCATGCCGCTCCAGCCCGAGACGCTCTGGGTGGATCCCGCGCAGGTCGCCGTGGTGGACACCGACGATCCGAAGCCGGTGCTCGACGCCGCCGGCCGCGCGGCGAGCGCGGCCGAGTGCGTCGCCGCCCTCAAAGGCCGGTTCGCGACGATCGAGGGGACCGCGGATCACAGGGGCCGCTTCGCGGTTCGCACGGCCGGCGACCTGCGCCGCGCCGAGTCGTGGCTGCTGCGCGGTCTCATCAAGGACTCCGAGGGCTTCATGTCCCGCCACGTCGAGCGGCTGGTCTCGCTCGCGCTGACGCGGCGCCTCGTCTGGACCTCGGTCACCCCGAACGCGATGACGCTCGTCTCGCTCGCCATCGGCCTGGCGGCGGCGCCGTTCTTCCTCTCCTCGACCCCCGGCTGGCAGCTCGCGGGCGCGCTCCTCTTCCTCCTGCACTCGATCCTGGACGGCTGCGACGGCGAGATCGCGCGGCTGAAATTCCTCGAATCCGCGGGCGGGGCGGCGCTGGATTTCTGGGGCGACAACAGCGTCCACGTGGCGGTCTTCGGCTGCATGGCTGTCGGCTGGAGCCTCTCCGCGCATTCGCCATGGCCGCTCTGCGTGGGAGCGGTCGCCGTCGCCAGCACGCTCGCCGCCGCGTTCGTCGTCGCGCCCCACATGGTCTCGGCGTTCGCGACGGCGGGGTCGCGCTCGGCGGGGGCCAAGACGGCCGACGCGCTCGCCAACCGCGACTTCATCTACCTGATCGTGGCGTTGTCGGTCTTCGGCAAGGCGGGGTGGTTCATCGTCTTCGTCGCGATCGGCACGCCGATCTTCGTGCTCGTGCGGCTCTGGGCCGACCGGCCGCAGGGGAGAGCCTAG
- a CDS encoding CopD family protein, with the protein MAGFIDVLLRGLALCGQAAAIGGVLFALLVLKPAARRRPELSALLGRLLLLVVAGAVAVTAGQLLALTVQQVVLAGGQAWPIREVLGTAYFQASALRVLTCIALIVGALRLRRRPDAPGWWPAMVALTVALAATAAGISHAAARLEHGGVLFLLDAVHQYAASVWVGGLMHLTAMAYGRGGDAWPALLLKRFSSMALCSVVALVAGGVGLTVYYVDGFSAFTGTAYGMMVGTKMTILALILVLGALNFFVVRRLPSADPVSLLRLRRFVEVELGLGVTVLFAAASLTSLPPAVDVVNDRATFAEVAHVFTPRVPSFTSSKLEDMPLTDREAPRTDADRQWSEYNHHVAGLIVLIMGILAILYRTGWAPWARHWPLVFFALAAFLLVRNDPGSWPLGPQGFWAGMLFTEVLQHRIFVLLVLGFGTFEWMVRTGRIRSPRAALVFPILCSVGGALLLTHSHASLNLKAEYLIEVTHMPLGGIAMLVGWGRWLELRLQPGETALPGRVWSIGLAMVGVLLLLYRES; encoded by the coding sequence GTGGCCGGGTTCATCGACGTCCTGCTCCGGGGGCTGGCCCTCTGCGGCCAGGCCGCCGCCATCGGAGGCGTGCTGTTCGCGCTGCTCGTCCTCAAGCCCGCCGCGCGCCGGCGCCCCGAGCTCTCCGCGCTGCTGGGCCGCCTCCTGCTCCTCGTCGTCGCGGGCGCAGTCGCCGTCACGGCAGGACAGCTTCTGGCGCTGACGGTCCAGCAGGTGGTGTTGGCGGGCGGGCAGGCGTGGCCCATCCGCGAGGTGCTCGGCACGGCCTACTTCCAGGCGAGCGCGCTCCGCGTGCTGACCTGCATTGCGCTCATCGTGGGCGCGCTTCGGCTCAGGCGGCGCCCCGACGCGCCCGGGTGGTGGCCCGCGATGGTGGCGCTGACCGTGGCGTTGGCCGCCACGGCAGCGGGGATCAGCCATGCGGCCGCGCGCCTCGAGCACGGCGGCGTCTTGTTTCTCCTGGACGCCGTGCACCAGTATGCCGCGTCAGTCTGGGTGGGAGGCCTCATGCATCTCACGGCCATGGCCTACGGGCGCGGCGGCGATGCGTGGCCGGCGCTCCTGCTCAAGCGCTTCTCGTCGATGGCGCTCTGCTCGGTGGTGGCGCTCGTCGCGGGGGGCGTCGGGTTGACGGTCTACTACGTGGACGGCTTCTCGGCTTTCACCGGGACGGCCTACGGCATGATGGTCGGCACCAAGATGACGATCCTGGCGCTCATCCTCGTGCTGGGCGCGCTCAACTTCTTCGTGGTGCGACGGCTGCCGTCGGCCGACCCCGTCTCGCTGCTGCGTCTCCGCCGCTTCGTGGAGGTCGAGCTGGGGCTCGGCGTCACCGTGCTCTTCGCCGCGGCCTCCCTGACGTCGCTGCCGCCCGCTGTGGACGTGGTCAATGACCGCGCCACGTTCGCCGAGGTCGCCCACGTGTTCACGCCCCGCGTGCCGTCCTTTACCTCGTCCAAGCTCGAGGACATGCCGCTGACCGACCGCGAGGCCCCGCGGACCGACGCGGACCGGCAGTGGAGCGAGTACAACCACCACGTGGCCGGGCTGATCGTCCTGATCATGGGCATCCTCGCCATCCTCTACCGCACGGGCTGGGCGCCGTGGGCGCGGCACTGGCCGCTCGTCTTCTTCGCGCTGGCGGCTTTCCTGCTGGTGCGCAACGATCCGGGCTCCTGGCCATTGGGTCCGCAAGGTTTCTGGGCGGGCATGCTCTTCACGGAGGTGCTCCAGCACCGGATCTTCGTGCTTCTCGTGCTGGGCTTCGGCACCTTCGAGTGGATGGTGCGCACGGGGCGTATCCGCTCGCCCCGCGCCGCCCTGGTCTTCCCCATCCTCTGCTCGGTGGGCGGCGCCCTTCTCCTCACGCACTCTCACGCCTCGCTGAACCTCAAGGCGGAGTACCTGATCGAAGTAACGCACATGCCCCTGGGCGGGATCGCCATGCTCGTGGGCTGGGGGCGCTGGCTCGAGCTGCGGCTCCAGCCCGGGGAGACGGCCCTGCCCGGGCGCGTCTGGTCGATCGGCTTGGCGATGGTCGGCGTGCTTCTTCTGCTTTACCGCGAGAGCTAG
- a CDS encoding class I SAM-dependent rRNA methyltransferase, with protein sequence MARLILKRGAEHRVNAGHPWIYRTQVADLKGFSQAGEAVEVVDAGGRYLGQGFYNPRPSLCCRLLTRRDEAIDAAFFRRRLEAAWEYRRTAGLVSDAYRLCWSEADGLPGLVVDRYGPVSVVQCLTLGMFKAEGWILAALWRQFPDGSIHRLDEPTAAHLEGFDARQDPAGQELVVTEGDCRFGVTPGAGHKTGLYLDQAENRALVARHADGRRVLDAFCFSGGFACHALRSGATQALLLDSSAAALALARRNLELNGATARAELREGNAFDLLRGLEAAGERFGVVVLDPPPFTRRKDAIEAAARGYKEINIRGLRLLEPGGVLATFSCSHHITPGLFEEICREAAGDAGVNVRVLRTLSQSRDHPVLLTVPESRYLKGLLLEAV encoded by the coding sequence ATGGCCAGGCTCATTCTCAAGCGCGGCGCCGAGCATCGAGTCAACGCCGGCCACCCCTGGATCTACCGGACGCAGGTCGCCGACCTCAAGGGCTTCTCGCAGGCCGGCGAGGCCGTCGAGGTGGTGGATGCCGGCGGCCGCTACCTCGGCCAGGGCTTCTACAATCCCCGCCCGTCGCTCTGCTGTCGCCTCCTCACGAGGCGTGACGAGGCCATTGACGCCGCGTTCTTCAGGCGCCGGCTCGAGGCCGCCTGGGAGTACCGCCGGACGGCAGGCCTGGTCTCCGATGCCTATCGCCTCTGCTGGAGCGAGGCGGACGGGCTGCCCGGTCTCGTGGTGGACCGTTACGGCCCCGTGAGCGTGGTCCAGTGCCTGACGCTCGGGATGTTCAAGGCGGAGGGCTGGATCTTGGCAGCCCTTTGGCGGCAATTCCCCGACGGGAGCATCCACCGGCTCGACGAGCCGACGGCGGCACACCTCGAGGGCTTCGACGCCCGCCAGGATCCGGCAGGGCAAGAGCTCGTGGTCACCGAGGGTGACTGCCGCTTCGGCGTCACCCCCGGCGCGGGCCACAAGACCGGCCTCTACCTCGACCAGGCCGAGAACCGCGCCCTCGTAGCTCGGCATGCCGACGGGCGGCGCGTGCTCGACGCCTTCTGCTTCTCGGGCGGCTTCGCCTGCCACGCGCTTCGCTCGGGCGCTACCCAGGCGCTCCTGCTCGATTCGTCGGCCGCCGCTCTCGCGCTGGCGCGACGGAATCTGGAGCTGAACGGCGCGACGGCCCGGGCGGAGCTCAGGGAGGGCAATGCCTTCGACCTCCTGCGGGGTCTCGAGGCGGCAGGCGAGCGCTTCGGCGTGGTCGTCCTCGATCCTCCGCCCTTCACGCGTCGGAAGGACGCGATCGAGGCGGCGGCGCGCGGCTACAAGGAGATCAACATCCGGGGTCTCAGGCTGCTCGAGCCCGGCGGGGTGCTGGCGACCTTCTCCTGCTCGCACCACATCACGCCGGGGCTCTTCGAGGAGATCTGCCGCGAGGCCGCCGGCGATGCGGGCGTCAACGTGCGGGTGCTGCGCACGCTGTCCCAGAGCCGCGACCACCCCGTCCTATTGACCGTCCCAGAATCCCGCTACCTGAAGGGACTACTCCTCGAAGCGGTCTGA
- a CDS encoding class I SAM-dependent methyltransferase, translating to MSQKGQYSAPRYYEIAFDMNRKQEVDFLAHCFRRYARRPVKTVLDIACGTGPHLIRLGRRGYRMSGLDLSPENIAFLRERAAEEGLDVGLHVADMTRFTLPRPVDAAICMQDSQGHLLTNEAILAHLRCVAKAVRKGGLYVFDRYMCSSWTDPARRWSWTRRRGRATVRATFEALKDLNPVTQTFYEDMELEAHEDGRRHVYRQRHASRMVFPQELRALVALAGGFDLVEWFYGFRPHLKLDRAHHPLLMVVVLRKL from the coding sequence GTGAGCCAGAAGGGTCAGTACTCGGCGCCGCGCTACTACGAGATCGCGTTCGACATGAACCGGAAGCAGGAGGTGGACTTCCTCGCCCACTGCTTCCGCCGCTATGCGAGGCGCCCCGTGAAGACCGTGCTCGACATCGCCTGCGGCACGGGCCCGCACCTGATCAGGCTCGGCCGGCGCGGCTACCGCATGTCGGGCCTCGACCTGTCGCCCGAGAATATCGCCTTCCTCCGGGAGCGGGCGGCGGAGGAGGGCCTCGACGTAGGTCTCCACGTGGCGGACATGACCCGCTTCACGCTGCCCCGCCCCGTGGACGCCGCCATCTGCATGCAGGACTCGCAAGGGCACCTGCTCACGAACGAGGCCATCCTGGCCCATCTCCGCTGCGTGGCCAAGGCCGTCCGCAAGGGCGGACTCTACGTCTTCGACCGCTACATGTGCTCGTCGTGGACCGACCCGGCGCGGCGCTGGTCCTGGACGAGGCGGCGCGGGCGGGCGACGGTGCGCGCGACATTCGAGGCCCTCAAAGACCTCAACCCGGTGACCCAGACGTTCTACGAGGACATGGAGCTCGAGGCGCACGAGGACGGCCGCCGGCACGTCTACCGCCAGCGTCACGCCTCCCGCATGGTCTTTCCGCAGGAGCTCCGGGCGCTGGTCGCATTGGCGGGAGGCTTTGACCTGGTCGAATGGTTCTACGGCTTCAGGCCCCACCTCAAGCTCGACCGGGCCCACCACCCGCTCCTGATGGTCGTCGTCCTGAGAAAGCTCTGA
- the speB gene encoding agmatinase: MTPADPRFIACRAPYPDARIVLFGIPFEGSVNLRTGADHGPRDLRIASDSIETYSPALDRDLEDLGMADLGDCELGSGSPREQLQRAREEVRGFWRPGLLPVMLGGDHTATLPVIEILAPAIPDLRILQLDAHPDLREEFLGERYNYASAMARVMDVVEPERVYQVGMRTGAREEYRRRAPHLYPAHAIHPVEAVRSLVPELSRHPLYVTIDVDVLDPSEAPGTGAPEPCGLRASELVEIVRLLEPCTVVGTDLMEVAHVFDPSGRTGITASWILREAILTWWGK; this comes from the coding sequence GTGACGCCAGCCGACCCACGCTTCATCGCGTGCCGGGCGCCCTACCCGGACGCCCGTATCGTCCTCTTCGGCATCCCCTTCGAAGGCTCCGTCAACCTCCGCACCGGCGCCGACCACGGCCCCCGGGATCTCAGGATCGCCTCGGACTCCATCGAGACCTACTCGCCCGCCCTCGATCGGGATCTGGAAGATCTCGGCATGGCCGACCTGGGAGATTGCGAGCTGGGCTCTGGGAGCCCCCGGGAGCAGCTGCAGAGGGCCCGCGAGGAGGTGCGCGGCTTCTGGCGGCCGGGCCTCCTGCCCGTCATGCTGGGCGGCGACCACACGGCGACCTTGCCCGTGATCGAGATCCTGGCTCCGGCCATCCCCGACCTTCGCATCCTCCAGCTGGACGCCCATCCCGACTTGAGAGAAGAGTTCCTCGGCGAGCGCTACAATTACGCCTCAGCCATGGCCCGCGTGATGGACGTCGTCGAGCCCGAGCGGGTCTACCAGGTGGGCATGCGGACGGGTGCCCGCGAGGAGTACCGGCGCCGGGCGCCGCACCTCTACCCGGCGCACGCCATCCACCCGGTCGAGGCCGTCCGAAGCCTCGTGCCCGAGCTCAGCCGGCACCCGCTCTACGTCACGATAGACGTGGACGTGCTCGACCCATCGGAGGCGCCCGGGACAGGCGCTCCCGAGCCCTGCGGGCTCAGGGCCTCTGAGCTGGTCGAGATCGTCCGGCTGCTCGAGCCCTGCACGGTCGTGGGCACCGATCTCATGGAGGTCGCCCACGTCTTTGACCCGTCGGGGCGGACGGGCATCACCGCCTCCTGGATTCTCCGCGAGGCGATTCTCACCTGGTGGGGAAAATGA
- a CDS encoding arginine decarboxylase, pyruvoyl-dependent codes for MGWKPVTKAATTSGSAEGTTPLNAFDNALLAAGIGNINLVKVSSILPPEAAIVDLPRLRPGAVVPTAYAAMTSEVPGEVVAAAVGWARPADPKANGVIMEFHDKATREEAERAIVHMLEESFKSRGWTIRDMKVCAVEHRVERTGCALAAVTLLSDDDVV; via the coding sequence ATGGGCTGGAAACCGGTGACCAAGGCAGCCACGACGTCCGGAAGCGCTGAGGGAACGACCCCGCTCAACGCCTTCGACAACGCCCTCCTGGCGGCGGGCATCGGCAACATCAACCTCGTGAAGGTCTCCTCCATCCTGCCGCCCGAGGCCGCGATTGTGGACCTGCCCCGGCTCCGGCCCGGCGCGGTCGTGCCCACGGCCTACGCCGCCATGACCAGCGAAGTGCCCGGCGAAGTGGTCGCCGCCGCGGTCGGCTGGGCCCGCCCCGCCGACCCCAAGGCCAACGGCGTGATCATGGAATTTCACGACAAGGCCACCCGGGAAGAGGCCGAACGGGCCATCGTCCACATGCTGGAGGAGTCGTTCAAGAGCCGCGGCTGGACGATCCGCGACATGAAGGTCTGCGCCGTCGAGCACCGCGTCGAGCGCACGGGCTGCGCCCTGGCGGCCGTGACGCTGCTCTCCGACGACGACGTCGTTTAG